The following are from one region of the Paracoccus sp. S3-43 genome:
- the zwf gene encoding glucose-6-phosphate dehydrogenase, whose amino-acid sequence MVSRVIPVDDFDLVIFGATGDLAQRKILPGLFRRFVAGQIPDSARIIGAARTDQDDAAFRSEAAKAIVEFGGIAADDPRLAQFLELLSYTPIDARGEDGWTELKSRIRPRAVHAFYFSVAPALFGDIASRLASHGIADRNSRIVVEKPFGRDLETARALNATLARHFDEEQIYRIDHYLGKETVQNLMAVRFANILFEPLWNSQYVDHVQITVAETVGVAGRGSYYDKSGAIRDMVQNHMMQLLCLIAMEPPYHFDPNAVRDEKLKVIRALQPVEAGDIVRGQYQGDGKSSSYAEDSENPDSRTESYVAMKVCISNWRWQGTPFYLRTGKKLRARTSEIAVVFREPPHSIFDDSGAPKANELVIRLQPNEGMNLKVMIKEPGPGGMRLVQVPLDMSFAEALGADGSDMPDAYERLIMDVIRGNQTLFMRGDEVEAAWAWTDPIIAAWEDSKRRPEPYDAGSSGPEEALRLMHRDNRRWREIRA is encoded by the coding sequence ATGGTCTCTCGCGTCATTCCGGTCGATGACTTCGATCTGGTGATTTTTGGTGCAACCGGCGATCTGGCTCAGCGCAAGATCCTGCCGGGATTGTTCCGCCGCTTCGTCGCAGGGCAGATCCCCGACAGCGCGCGGATCATCGGCGCGGCGCGGACCGACCAGGACGATGCCGCCTTCCGGTCCGAGGCCGCGAAGGCTATCGTGGAATTCGGCGGCATCGCCGCCGACGACCCGCGCCTGGCGCAATTTCTGGAACTGCTGAGCTATACCCCCATTGACGCCAGGGGCGAGGACGGCTGGACCGAACTGAAATCGCGGATCCGGCCCCGTGCGGTCCATGCCTTCTATTTCTCGGTCGCGCCGGCGCTGTTCGGCGACATCGCCAGCCGGCTGGCCAGCCACGGCATCGCCGACCGCAACAGCCGCATCGTGGTGGAAAAGCCCTTCGGCCGCGACCTGGAAACCGCCCGCGCGCTGAACGCGACCCTGGCCCGGCATTTCGACGAGGAACAGATCTATCGGATCGACCATTACCTGGGCAAGGAAACCGTCCAGAACCTGATGGCGGTGCGGTTCGCGAACATCCTGTTCGAGCCGCTGTGGAATTCCCAATATGTCGATCACGTCCAGATCACGGTGGCCGAAACCGTGGGCGTGGCCGGGCGCGGCAGCTATTATGACAAGTCGGGCGCGATCCGCGACATGGTGCAGAACCACATGATGCAGCTTCTGTGCCTGATCGCGATGGAGCCGCCCTATCACTTCGACCCGAACGCGGTGCGCGACGAGAAGCTGAAGGTGATCCGCGCCCTCCAGCCGGTCGAGGCGGGCGACATCGTGCGCGGCCAGTATCAGGGCGACGGCAAGTCCAGCAGCTATGCCGAGGATTCCGAAAACCCCGATTCGCGGACCGAAAGCTATGTCGCGATGAAGGTCTGCATTTCCAACTGGCGGTGGCAGGGCACGCCCTTCTATCTGCGTACCGGCAAGAAGCTGCGGGCGCGGACCAGCGAGATCGCCGTGGTGTTTCGCGAACCGCCGCATTCGATCTTTGACGACAGCGGCGCGCCCAAGGCGAATGAGCTTGTCATCCGCCTGCAACCCAACGAGGGTATGAACCTCAAGGTGATGATCAAGGAGCCGGGGCCGGGGGGAATGCGGCTGGTGCAGGTGCCCCTCGACATGTCCTTCGCCGAGGCGCTTGGCGCGGATGGCAGCGACATGCCCGATGCCTATGAACGGCTGATCATGGACGTGATTCGCGGCAACCAGACGCTGTTCATGCGCGGCGACGAGGTCGAGGCCGCCTGGGCCTGGACCGACCCGATCATCGCCGCCTGGGAAGACAGCAAGCGGCGGCCGGAACCCTATGACGCGGGATCCTCTGGCCCCGAGGAGGCGTTGCGCCTGATGCATCGGGACAACCGCCGTTGGAGGGAAATTCGCGCATGA
- a CDS encoding DUF2171 domain-containing protein gives MVEASQIKEHMEVVGADGVHVGKVDHLDGDRIKLTRKDEAHGQSRDHHHYLPLANVSSVDGGKLWLSADAANAAQLFEEKDGSPIRDDL, from the coding sequence ATGGTCGAGGCAAGCCAGATCAAGGAACATATGGAAGTGGTCGGCGCCGACGGCGTGCATGTGGGCAAGGTGGACCACCTGGACGGCGACCGCATCAAGCTGACCCGCAAGGACGAAGCGCATGGTCAGTCCAGGGACCATCACCATTACCTGCCGCTGGCGAATGTCTCGTCGGTGGACGGCGGCAAGCTGTGGCTGTCCGCCGATGCGGCCAACGCCGCACAGCTGTTCGAGGAAAAGGACGGCTCGCCCATCCGGGACGACCTCTGA
- the pgi gene encoding glucose-6-phosphate isomerase, giving the protein MTDIWTRLGAYRAAQHDTRITDLFAADPARARAFATQADGLVFDWSKTMIDKGAHDLLIELAEGAGVAARREAMFSGEKINETEGRAVLHTALRNLRGHVTVDGQDVMPAVRETHDRMADFARDLRSGAFTGQGGKITDVVNIGIGGSDLGPAMAVLAMAPYHDGPRTHFVSNVDGADIADTLKGLDPATTLVIVASKTFTTIETMTNARTARDWMGKAVTDPAAQFVALSSATGKTAEFGIDASRVFGFEDWVGGRYSVWGPIGLSLMLAIGDAHFDDFLAGAAAMDAHFRAAPLAENLPVLLALVGIWHHQVCGYPTRAVLPYDNRLLRLPAYLQQLEMESNGKRVAMDGSDLTVPSGPVVWGEPGTNGQHAFYQLIHQGTTPVPCEFILAAKGHEDELAHHHILLAANCLAQSEALMRGRSLEEARALMAAKGLEGAELDRQARHRVFPGNRPSTTLLIEKLTPFTLGQIVALYEHRVFVEGAILGINSFDQWGVELGKELALKVEPLLKGEGAPGHDASTEHLAALFRQMRG; this is encoded by the coding sequence ATGACCGACATCTGGACCCGCCTGGGCGCCTATCGCGCGGCGCAGCATGATACGCGGATCACCGACCTGTTCGCCGCCGATCCCGCCCGCGCCCGCGCCTTCGCGACCCAAGCCGACGGCCTGGTTTTCGACTGGTCGAAGACCATGATCGACAAGGGCGCGCACGACCTGCTGATCGAACTGGCCGAAGGCGCGGGGGTGGCCGCCCGGCGCGAGGCGATGTTTTCGGGCGAGAAGATCAACGAGACCGAGGGCCGCGCCGTCTTGCACACCGCCCTGCGCAACCTGCGCGGCCATGTGACGGTGGACGGCCAGGACGTGATGCCCGCGGTGCGCGAAACCCACGACCGCATGGCCGATTTCGCCCGCGACCTGCGCTCCGGCGCCTTCACGGGGCAGGGCGGCAAGATCACCGATGTGGTCAATATCGGCATCGGCGGGTCCGATCTTGGCCCCGCTATGGCGGTGCTGGCGATGGCGCCCTATCACGACGGGCCGCGCACGCATTTCGTCAGCAACGTCGACGGCGCCGACATCGCCGACACGCTGAAGGGGCTGGATCCAGCCACGACGCTGGTCATCGTCGCGTCAAAGACCTTCACCACCATCGAGACGATGACCAACGCCCGAACCGCCCGCGACTGGATGGGCAAGGCCGTGACCGATCCGGCGGCACAATTCGTGGCGTTGTCCTCGGCCACCGGCAAGACGGCGGAATTCGGCATCGACGCCAGCCGCGTCTTCGGATTCGAGGATTGGGTCGGCGGGCGCTATTCCGTCTGGGGTCCGATCGGGCTGTCGCTGATGCTGGCCATCGGCGACGCGCATTTCGACGACTTCCTGGCGGGCGCCGCCGCCATGGACGCGCATTTTCGCGCTGCGCCGCTGGCCGAGAACCTGCCGGTGCTGCTGGCCCTGGTGGGCATCTGGCATCACCAGGTCTGCGGCTATCCGACCCGCGCGGTGCTGCCCTATGACAACCGCCTGCTGCGGCTGCCCGCCTATCTGCAACAGCTTGAGATGGAATCGAACGGCAAGCGCGTGGCGATGGACGGGTCCGACCTGACGGTCCCGTCCGGCCCGGTCGTCTGGGGCGAACCCGGCACCAACGGCCAGCACGCCTTCTACCAACTGATCCATCAGGGCACGACGCCCGTTCCCTGCGAATTCATCCTGGCCGCGAAGGGCCACGAGGACGAGTTGGCCCATCACCACATCCTGCTGGCCGCGAACTGCCTTGCGCAGTCCGAGGCGCTGATGCGCGGCCGCAGCCTGGAGGAGGCGCGCGCCCTGATGGCCGCGAAGGGGCTGGAGGGCGCCGAACTGGACCGACAGGCCCGCCACCGGGTGTTTCCGGGCAACCGGCCGTCAACCACGCTGCTGATCGAGAAGCTGACCCCCTTCACCCTGGGCCAGATCGTCGCGCTGTATGAGCACCGCGTCTTTGTCGAGGGCGCGATCCTGGGGATCAACAGCTTCGACCAGTGGGGTGTGGAACTGGGCAAGGAGCTGGCGCTGAAGGTCGAGCCGCTGCTGAAGGGCGAGGGGGCGCCGGGGCACGACGCCTCGACCGAGCATCTGGCGGCGTTGTTCCGGCAGATGCGCGGGTGA
- the pgl gene encoding 6-phosphogluconolactonase, whose product MEFKEYPDREMLALSLADQIASQLAQQLRTGDAASLCVPGGTSPTLVFETLSGADIDWSRVTVFLGDERWVDGDHKRSNGRLLRRHLLRDRAAVANYIDLYTGAATPDEAAPGLAEAIRPHLPISVVLLGMGNDMHTASLFPGADRLAEGLAADAPLVLPIRAEGAEEPRVTLTRPALADAMNVHVLIMGPEKREALERAQKLDPIQAPIRAFLDNATVHWAE is encoded by the coding sequence ATGGAATTCAAGGAATATCCCGACCGGGAAATGCTGGCCCTGTCGCTGGCCGACCAGATCGCCTCGCAACTGGCGCAGCAGTTGCGCACGGGCGACGCCGCCAGCCTCTGCGTGCCGGGCGGCACCTCTCCCACGCTGGTCTTCGAAACGCTGAGCGGGGCCGATATCGACTGGTCCCGCGTCACGGTGTTTCTGGGCGACGAACGCTGGGTGGATGGCGACCACAAGCGGTCGAACGGCCGCCTGCTGCGCCGCCACCTGCTGCGCGACCGGGCGGCCGTCGCGAATTACATCGACCTTTATACCGGGGCCGCGACCCCCGACGAGGCGGCGCCGGGTCTGGCCGAGGCGATCCGCCCGCATCTGCCGATCAGCGTCGTGCTGCTGGGCATGGGCAACGACATGCACACCGCCAGCCTGTTTCCCGGCGCCGACCGCCTGGCCGAAGGGCTGGCCGCCGATGCCCCCCTGGTCCTGCCGATCCGCGCCGAGGGCGCCGAGGAGCCGCGCGTCACCCTGACCCGCCCCGCGCTTGCCGATGCGATGAATGTCCATGTCCTGATCATGGGCCCTGAAAAACGCGAGGCGCTGGAGCGCGCGCAGAAGCTGGACCCGATCCAGGCGCCGATCCGCGCCTTCCTGGACAACGCGACCGTTCACTGGGCCGAATGA
- a CDS encoding ATP phosphoribosyltransferase regulatory subunit, translated as MIPKRDKQALGQRLLAAFRAAGAVEVAPDILLPAGALLDLYGEDIRARAYVTADPIRGEMMLRPDFTVPVVQAHMQDGAEPARYCYLGEVFRKQDMGDLRPENLRDNEYLQCGLELFSRHPGADAEVFALFHRLLAPYGLSPETGDMGLLMDAVRGLPVSDARRAALLHHIWRPGRFQRLLDRFSADAAPRDFPAGTAPWAGLRGEDEMQARIARLRADAAEPPLPPRWSDRLKRLFALRAPAPRAVTALRDLAGDMPAIAPAVRRIETRLAAIGGQGIDLSGVIFDASHGRTTMEYYDGFTFSFLAARPGLPPVASGGRYDALTRMLGRGREIPAVGGIIRPGVLAELEATA; from the coding sequence ATGATCCCCAAGCGCGACAAGCAGGCCCTGGGCCAGCGGCTGCTGGCTGCGTTCCGCGCGGCGGGCGCGGTCGAGGTCGCGCCCGACATCCTGCTGCCCGCCGGCGCGCTGCTGGATCTGTATGGCGAGGATATCCGCGCCCGCGCCTATGTCACCGCCGATCCCATCCGGGGCGAGATGATGTTGCGCCCCGATTTCACCGTGCCGGTGGTGCAGGCGCATATGCAGGACGGCGCCGAACCGGCCCGATATTGCTATCTGGGCGAGGTGTTCCGCAAGCAGGACATGGGCGATCTGCGTCCCGAAAACCTGCGCGACAACGAATACCTGCAATGCGGGCTGGAGCTGTTTTCGCGTCATCCCGGCGCCGATGCCGAGGTCTTCGCGCTGTTCCACCGGCTGCTGGCGCCCTATGGGCTGTCGCCGGAAACCGGGGACATGGGGCTGCTGATGGACGCGGTGCGCGGGCTGCCGGTCTCGGACGCGCGGCGGGCGGCGCTGCTGCACCATATCTGGCGGCCGGGGCGGTTCCAGCGGTTGCTGGATCGTTTCTCTGCCGATGCCGCCCCGCGCGATTTTCCCGCCGGCACCGCGCCTTGGGCCGGGCTGCGCGGCGAGGATGAGATGCAGGCCCGCATCGCCCGGCTGCGCGCCGACGCGGCCGAACCGCCCTTGCCGCCCCGCTGGTCGGACCGGCTGAAACGGCTGTTCGCCCTGCGCGCGCCCGCGCCCCGGGCCGTCACCGCCCTGCGCGACCTGGCCGGGGACATGCCCGCCATCGCGCCCGCCGTCCGGCGGATCGAGACGCGCCTTGCCGCCATCGGCGGGCAGGGGATCGACCTGTCGGGCGTGATCTTCGACGCCAGCCACGGCCGCACGACGATGGAATATTACGACGGCTTCACCTTCAGCTTCCTGGCGGCGCGGCCCGGCCTGCCGCCGGTCGCCTCGGGCGGGCGCTATGACGCGCTGACGCGGATGCTGGGCAGGGGTCGCGAAATCCCGGCGGTCGGCGGCATCATCCGCCCCGGCGTGCTGGCGGAACTGGAGGCCACGGCATGA
- the ftsY gene encoding signal recognition particle-docking protein FtsY, which produces MSFFTKLRDRLTRSSAKIGEGLDGIVEAAPPAAEPAPAPGPAPGPAPAPGLVGRLFGAAPAAPATRPEEPRRALDDEMLEELEDMLVQADLGVDTALRVTANIAEGRIGRRLSSTELKELLAAEIARIMTPVARPLPLYPKKPQVVLVVGVNGAGKTTTIGKLASQFRAAGKSVMIAAGDTFRAAAVEQLQIWGQRAGVPVMVAAQGSDPASLAFDAMTRAEAEGADLLMIDTAGRLQNRQDLMEELAKIVRVIRKKDPTAPHNTLLVLDATTGQNALNQVETFRQLADVSGLVMTKLDGTARGGVLVALADRFGLPIHAIGVGEQIDDLDAFDAEDFARALVGL; this is translated from the coding sequence ATGTCGTTTTTCACCAAGCTGCGGGATCGGCTGACGCGATCCTCTGCGAAGATCGGCGAAGGACTGGACGGCATCGTCGAGGCCGCGCCCCCGGCCGCCGAACCCGCCCCCGCGCCCGGTCCCGCCCCTGGTCCCGCACCCGCGCCCGGCCTGGTCGGCCGCCTGTTCGGCGCGGCCCCCGCCGCCCCCGCCACGCGCCCCGAGGAGCCGCGCCGCGCGCTCGACGACGAGATGCTGGAGGAGTTGGAGGACATGCTGGTCCAGGCCGATCTGGGCGTCGATACCGCGCTGCGGGTGACGGCCAATATCGCCGAGGGACGGATCGGCCGCCGCCTGTCCTCGACCGAGCTCAAGGAGCTGCTGGCGGCCGAGATCGCCCGGATCATGACCCCGGTCGCCCGGCCCCTGCCCCTTTATCCGAAGAAGCCCCAGGTCGTTCTGGTCGTGGGCGTGAACGGCGCGGGCAAGACCACCACCATCGGCAAGCTGGCCAGCCAGTTCCGCGCGGCGGGCAAGTCGGTGATGATCGCGGCGGGCGACACCTTCCGCGCGGCGGCGGTGGAACAGTTGCAGATCTGGGGCCAGCGGGCGGGCGTGCCGGTGATGGTCGCGGCTCAGGGCAGCGATCCCGCCAGCCTCGCCTTCGACGCCATGACGCGGGCCGAGGCCGAGGGCGCCGACCTGCTGATGATCGACACGGCGGGCCGCTTGCAGAACCGCCAGGATCTGATGGAGGAACTCGCCAAGATCGTCCGGGTGATCCGCAAGAAGGATCCGACCGCGCCGCACAACACCCTTCTGGTGCTGGACGCGACGACCGGGCAGAACGCGCTCAATCAGGTGGAAACCTTCCGTCAGCTTGCCGATGTCTCGGGGCTGGTGATGACCAAACTGGACGGAACCGCGCGGGGCGGCGTTCTGGTGGCGCTTGCCGACCGCTTCGGGCTGCCGATCCATGCCATCGGCGTGGGCGAACAGATCGACGACCTGGACGCCTTCGACGCGGAGGATTTCGCCCGCGCTCTGGTCGGCCTGTAG
- a CDS encoding adenylosuccinate synthase: MANVVVVGAQWGDEGKGKIVDWLSERADVIARFQGGHNAGHTLVIGNTVFKLSLLPSGIVRAGKLAVIGNGVVLDPWSLFAEIDKLTAQGVAISTENLMIAENTPLILPLHQDLDKLREDAAGKARIGTTGRGIGPAYEDKVGRRAIRVADLGDEETLDARLDRLLAHHDALRQGLGATPIDRAELKAKLLEIAPKLLPYAQPVWKIMADARKAGKRILFEGAQGSLLDIDFGTYPYVTSSTTMSGMAASGTGMGPSAIGFVLGIVKAYTTRVGEGPFPTELHDADGQRLGERGHEFGTVTGRKRRCGWFDAVLVRQTCAISGVNGIALTKLDVLDGFETLRICVGYEIDGVKYDYLPTAAALQAKVTPIYEEMEGWQESTQGARSWADLPAAAIKYVRRVEELIQCPVALLSTSPERDDTILVTDPFAD, from the coding sequence ATGGCCAATGTGGTGGTTGTCGGCGCGCAATGGGGCGACGAGGGCAAGGGCAAGATCGTCGACTGGCTGTCCGAACGGGCCGATGTCATCGCCCGTTTCCAGGGCGGCCATAACGCCGGGCACACGCTGGTCATCGGCAATACGGTCTTCAAGCTGTCGCTGCTGCCCTCGGGCATCGTGCGGGCGGGCAAGCTGGCGGTGATCGGCAACGGCGTGGTGCTGGACCCTTGGTCGCTGTTCGCCGAGATCGACAAGCTGACCGCGCAGGGCGTGGCGATTTCCACCGAGAATCTGATGATCGCGGAAAACACCCCGCTGATCCTGCCGCTGCATCAGGATCTGGACAAGCTGCGCGAGGACGCGGCGGGCAAGGCCAGGATCGGCACCACCGGACGCGGCATCGGCCCGGCATACGAGGACAAGGTGGGCCGCCGCGCCATCCGCGTGGCCGATCTGGGCGACGAGGAGACGCTGGATGCGCGGCTGGACCGGCTGCTGGCCCATCACGACGCGCTGCGCCAGGGCCTGGGCGCCACGCCCATCGACCGGGCCGAGTTGAAGGCGAAGCTGCTGGAGATCGCGCCGAAGCTGCTGCCCTATGCCCAGCCAGTCTGGAAGATCATGGCCGACGCCCGCAAGGCCGGCAAGCGCATCCTGTTCGAGGGTGCGCAGGGGTCGCTGCTGGACATCGACTTCGGCACCTATCCCTATGTCACCAGTTCGACCACCATGTCGGGGATGGCGGCCTCGGGGACCGGCATGGGACCGTCGGCGATCGGGTTTGTGCTGGGGATCGTCAAGGCCTATACGACCCGCGTGGGCGAAGGCCCGTTCCCGACCGAATTGCACGACGCGGACGGGCAGCGGCTGGGCGAGCGGGGCCATGAATTCGGCACCGTGACGGGCCGCAAGCGGCGCTGCGGCTGGTTCGACGCGGTGCTGGTGCGCCAGACCTGCGCGATTTCCGGCGTGAACGGCATCGCGCTGACCAAGCTGGACGTGCTGGACGGCTTCGAGACGCTGCGGATCTGCGTGGGGTACGAGATCGACGGCGTGAAATACGATTACCTGCCCACCGCCGCCGCCTTGCAGGCGAAGGTCACACCGATCTATGAGGAAATGGAGGGCTGGCAGGAATCCACCCAAGGCGCGCGATCCTGGGCGGATCTGCCCGCCGCGGCGATCAAATATGTCCGCCGGGTCGAGGAACTGATCCAGTGCCCCGTCGCGCTGCTCTCGACCAGTCCCGAGCGGGACGATACGATCCTGGTGACGGATCCCTTCGCGGATTGA
- a CDS encoding SlyX family protein: protein MDKDTETQIRAVEETLAHLTRVTEDLHEVIARQDAEIATLTRRVEMLMRFAAEQQADAQGQIPLADQRPPHW, encoded by the coding sequence ATGGACAAGGATACCGAGACGCAAATCCGGGCGGTCGAGGAAACGCTGGCGCACCTGACCCGCGTGACCGAAGACCTGCACGAGGTCATCGCCCGCCAGGATGCCGAGATCGCCACCCTGACCCGCCGGGTCGAGATGCTGATGCGCTTCGCCGCCGAACAGCAGGCCGATGCCCAAGGCCAGATCCCGCTGGCCGACCAACGCCCGCCGCATTGGTAG
- a CDS encoding DUF2842 domain-containing protein, which produces MELKTRKRLSLLILVVGLPLYIVAAVTLVNWTDARFGRQPILVEIAIYVVLGVLWILPFKRVFSGIGREE; this is translated from the coding sequence ATGGAGCTGAAGACGCGGAAACGGTTGTCGCTGCTGATCCTGGTCGTCGGGCTGCCGCTGTACATCGTGGCGGCGGTGACTCTGGTCAACTGGACGGATGCGCGCTTCGGCCGCCAGCCGATCCTGGTCGAGATCGCGATCTATGTCGTCCTTGGGGTGTTGTGGATCCTGCCCTTCAAGCGGGTCTTTTCCGGCATCGGGCGCGAGGAATGA
- the hisS gene encoding histidine--tRNA ligase produces MAKDQKKQPRPKAETPKGFRDYFGAEVTERKAMLDRIAEIYHRHGFDPLETSAVETVEALGKFLPDVDRPNAGVFAWQEEAVPGIGKGDGGSGDWLALRYDLTAPLARVAAQFRGDLPSPYRRYAMGPVWRNEKPGPGRFRQFYQCDADTVGSASVAADAEICAMLADALEAVGIARGDYLVRINNRKVLNGVLEAAEVRADQSDDVLRQIDKFDKVGRDGVLALLTVGRKDDSGAAIEGVGLSEAQAAPVLAFLTSKGADNAATLANLRAAVGASAIGVDGVDELAEIAGMLAAMSVAEDRAVVDPSIVRGLGYYTGPVFEAELTFEILDEKGRKRQFGSVAGGGRYDGLVERFTGQKVPATGVSIGVDRLLAALRAKGLAGADAQGPVVVTVMDRDRMADYQAMAADLRAAGIRAEVYLGNPKTFGNQLKYADKRRAPAAIIQGADEAARGVVQVKDLVLGAKIAAEASLDEWKAQPAQTEVARADLVAEVRRILS; encoded by the coding sequence ATGGCGAAAGATCAGAAAAAACAGCCCCGTCCCAAGGCGGAAACGCCCAAGGGCTTTCGCGACTATTTCGGCGCGGAGGTGACGGAACGCAAGGCGATGCTGGATCGGATCGCCGAAATCTATCACCGCCATGGCTTCGATCCCCTGGAAACAAGCGCCGTCGAGACGGTCGAGGCTTTGGGGAAGTTCCTGCCCGATGTGGACCGCCCGAATGCCGGGGTCTTCGCCTGGCAGGAGGAAGCCGTCCCCGGAATTGGTAAGGGCGACGGCGGGTCGGGCGACTGGCTGGCGCTGCGATACGACCTGACAGCGCCGCTGGCGCGGGTGGCGGCGCAGTTTCGGGGCGACCTGCCGTCCCCCTATCGCCGCTATGCGATGGGGCCGGTCTGGCGCAACGAGAAGCCGGGGCCGGGCCGGTTCCGGCAGTTCTATCAATGCGATGCGGATACGGTTGGGTCGGCCTCGGTCGCGGCGGATGCCGAGATCTGCGCGATGCTGGCCGATGCGCTGGAGGCGGTCGGCATTGCGCGCGGCGACTATCTGGTGCGGATCAACAATCGCAAGGTTCTGAACGGCGTGCTGGAGGCGGCCGAGGTTCGGGCGGATCAATCCGACGACGTGCTGCGCCAGATCGACAAGTTCGACAAGGTGGGCCGCGATGGCGTGCTGGCGCTGCTGACCGTGGGCCGCAAGGACGACAGCGGCGCGGCGATCGAGGGGGTCGGGCTGTCCGAGGCGCAGGCGGCGCCGGTGCTGGCCTTCCTGACCTCGAAGGGGGCGGACAACGCCGCGACGCTGGCGAACCTGCGCGCGGCGGTGGGGGCATCGGCCATCGGCGTCGACGGCGTGGACGAACTGGCCGAGATCGCCGGGATGCTGGCCGCCATGAGCGTGGCCGAGGATCGCGCAGTCGTCGACCCCTCGATCGTGCGGGGGCTTGGCTATTACACCGGCCCGGTTTTCGAGGCCGAACTGACCTTCGAGATCCTCGATGAGAAGGGCCGCAAGCGGCAGTTCGGATCCGTCGCCGGCGGCGGGCGCTATGATGGTCTGGTCGAGCGCTTCACCGGCCAGAAGGTGCCTGCGACGGGCGTGTCCATCGGCGTGGACCGGCTGCTGGCGGCCTTGCGCGCCAAGGGGCTGGCGGGAGCGGACGCCCAGGGGCCGGTGGTCGTGACCGTGATGGACCGCGACCGGATGGCCGATTATCAGGCGATGGCCGCCGATCTGCGCGCAGCAGGCATCCGGGCCGAGGTCTATTTGGGCAACCCGAAGACCTTCGGCAACCAGTTGAAATATGCCGACAAGCGCCGCGCCCCGGCGGCGATCATCCAGGGCGCGGACGAGGCCGCGCGCGGCGTGGTGCAGGTCAAGGATCTGGTCCTGGGCGCGAAGATCGCCGCCGAGGCCAGCTTGGACGAATGGAAGGCCCAGCCCGCCCAGACCGAGGTGGCGCGCGCCGATCTGGTCGCGGAAGTGCGGCGGATCCTGTCATGA
- the hisG gene encoding ATP phosphoribosyltransferase — protein sequence MIRLGVPSKGRLMEQSFDWFADRGVRLSRSGSDREYAGRVEGVEGVSLVLLSAGEIPRDLAAGRIELGVTGTDLVREKLAGWASDVAEVAPMGFGHADLILAVPECWADCDTLDDFDSVCRDFRAAHGFRLRIATKYHRLVRAWLAAHEVADYQLVDSQGATEGTVANQTAEAIADITSSGETLRANNLKILSEDPILRSQATLFAARRAAERPDVRDFLARLAG from the coding sequence ATGATCCGGCTGGGCGTGCCGTCCAAGGGGCGGCTGATGGAGCAGAGCTTTGACTGGTTCGCGGATCGCGGCGTCCGGCTGTCGCGCAGCGGGTCGGACCGCGAATACGCGGGCCGGGTCGAGGGGGTCGAGGGCGTTTCGCTGGTGCTGCTGTCGGCAGGAGAGATCCCGCGCGACCTGGCGGCGGGCCGGATCGAACTGGGCGTCACCGGCACCGATCTGGTGCGCGAGAAGCTGGCGGGCTGGGCCTCGGACGTGGCCGAGGTCGCGCCGATGGGCTTCGGCCATGCCGACCTGATCCTGGCGGTGCCGGAATGCTGGGCCGATTGCGACACGCTGGACGATTTCGATTCCGTCTGCCGCGATTTCCGCGCCGCGCATGGTTTCCGGCTGCGGATCGCCACCAAGTATCACCGGCTGGTCCGCGCCTGGCTGGCCGCGCATGAGGTCGCCGATTACCAGCTTGTCGATTCGCAGGGCGCGACCGAGGGCACCGTGGCCAACCAGACCGCCGAGGCGATCGCCGACATCACCTCGTCGGGGGAAACGCTGCGGGCCAACAACCTGAAGATCCTGTCGGAAGATCCGATCCTGCGGTCGCAGGCCACGCTGTTCGCGGCCCGCCGCGCGGCGGAACGCCCCGATGTTCGGGACTTTCTGGCGCGGCTGGCCGGATAG